Proteins from one Salvelinus namaycush isolate Seneca chromosome 34, SaNama_1.0, whole genome shotgun sequence genomic window:
- the LOC120028714 gene encoding olfactory receptor 11A1-like — translation MENSTQFTSFMLAGYSDSGHLKYFYFIIITVLYVSIVFTNTVLIVVICMERSLHEPMYLFLCSLFVNELYGSTALFPALMTHLVSDAHSVSTVYCYLQIFCIYTYGSIEFSNLAVMSYDRYLAICYPLQYNVLMTQNRVCILVCIIWLYSFVKFIITLSLTIRLKLCGNVIDKVYCDNYLVVKLACSTSDTTVNNIYGLYGVVLSVAVPLITILFSYIKILSICLKSSIETRQKAFSTCTPHLASLLNFSFGCFLNLLQSRFDRPMRNVPTVLHTMLSV, via the coding sequence ATGGAGAACTCAACACAATTCACGTCATTTATGCTAGCTGGATATAGTGACAGTGGACACTTAAAGTACTTCTATTTCATTATAATAACTGTGTTATACGTCTCCATAGTTTTTACGAACACAGTGCTTATTGTGGTTATATGTATGGAGAGAAGCCTTCATGAACCCATGTATCTGTTTCTGTGCAGTTTGTTTGTGAATGAGTTGTATGGGAGCACTGCTTTGTTTCCTGCTCTTATGACTCATTTGGTTTCAGATGCCCATTCAGTTTCCACTgtgtactgttacctacagaTCTTTTGTATATACACATATGGATCTATTGAATTCAGCAATTTAGCGGTCATGTCCTATGACAGGTACCTTGCTATATGTTATCcactacagtataatgtcctcatGACACAAAACAGGGTGTGTATTTTAGTTTGTATAATATGGTTGTACTCTTTTGTAAAATTCATCATAACACTGTCTTTAACTATTCGTTTGAAATTGTGTGGGAACGTTATAGACAAAGTGTACTGTGACAACTACCTGGTAGTGAAACTTGCTTGTTCAACTTCAGACACTACAGTTAATAACATCTATGGACTCTACGGTGTTGTTTTGTCTGTCGCCGTCCCTTTAATTACTATTTTGTTTTCTTATATTAAGATTCTGTCTATTTGTTTGAAATCTTCCATTGAGACCAGACAGAAAGCTTTCAGCACCTGTACTCCTCACCTGGCCTCGCTGCTCAACTTCTCTTTCGGCTGTTTCTTAAATCTGCTCCAGAGTAGATTTGATAGGCCTATGAGAAATGTTCCAACTGTACTTCATACTATGTTATCAGTGTAA